In one Bacteroidota bacterium genomic region, the following are encoded:
- a CDS encoding glycosyltransferase family 4 protein encodes MKRVLIITYYWPPSGGAGVQRWLKFVKYLREFGWEPIVYTAENAEMPVIDASLEKDIPNNITVLKTKIWEPYSFYKTFIGKKQNEKINASFLSENKKPSITEKISVWIRGNFFIPDARKFWINPSVKYLNDYLKKNPVDAIISTGPPHSMHLIALGVKKNFPSIKWVADFRDPWTNIDFYKELMLSSSSDKKHKRLEKEVLKNADSIISIGNGMNEEFKTILGSNPEKFTVITNGFDEDDLYKGSIETDKKFSIAHIGTLVKSRNPETLWKVLKSLCEINSDFKNNLEIKLVGKVDYYVMERLKHYQLDSFIRKIDYLPHNEVIKEQQKSKVLLLLVNNTPNAKSILTGKIFEYLAANVPILAIGPTDGDLAAILKQTQSGLISDFNDENLLKENILKIFSGQNITPDKKAISQYSRKELTRTLSSLLEKLCNKN; translated from the coding sequence ATGAAGCGTGTTCTCATCATAACTTATTATTGGCCTCCAAGTGGTGGTGCAGGCGTACAACGATGGCTAAAGTTCGTAAAATACTTACGGGAATTTGGTTGGGAACCCATCGTTTATACTGCTGAAAATGCAGAAATGCCTGTGATTGACGCTTCGCTTGAAAAAGATATCCCCAATAACATTACTGTTTTAAAAACTAAAATTTGGGAACCGTATAGTTTTTACAAAACTTTCATTGGTAAAAAGCAAAATGAAAAAATAAATGCTTCCTTTCTGTCAGAAAACAAAAAGCCCAGTATAACGGAGAAAATTTCAGTATGGATCAGAGGTAATTTTTTTATTCCCGATGCACGTAAATTCTGGATTAATCCCTCTGTAAAATACTTAAACGATTATCTGAAAAAGAATCCTGTGGATGCCATCATATCTACTGGTCCGCCCCATTCGATGCACCTCATAGCTTTGGGTGTAAAAAAGAATTTTCCTTCCATAAAATGGGTGGCTGACTTTCGCGATCCATGGACCAATATCGATTTCTATAAAGAATTAATGCTTTCTTCTTCGTCCGACAAAAAACATAAACGTCTCGAAAAAGAAGTGCTTAAAAACGCTGATTCTATTATCAGTATTGGTAACGGCATGAATGAAGAGTTTAAAACCATTCTTGGTTCAAATCCCGAAAAATTTACGGTTATCACTAATGGTTTTGATGAAGATGATTTGTATAAAGGATCTATCGAAACCGATAAAAAATTCTCCATTGCACACATTGGTACCCTCGTAAAAAGCCGCAATCCGGAGACTTTATGGAAGGTTTTAAAATCATTGTGCGAAATTAATTCCGACTTTAAAAACAATCTCGAAATTAAATTGGTGGGGAAAGTGGATTATTATGTAATGGAACGCCTGAAACATTATCAACTCGATTCGTTTATCCGTAAAATCGATTACCTGCCACACAATGAAGTGATAAAAGAACAACAAAAAAGCAAAGTGCTTTTGCTTCTTGTCAATAATACACCAAACGCTAAAAGCATATTAACCGGAAAAATTTTCGAATACCTTGCGGCTAATGTGCCAATTCTTGCTATCGGACCAACTGACGGCGATTTAGCAGCGATATTGAAACAAACACAAAGCGGACTCATCTCCGACTTTAACGATGAAAATTTATTAAAAGAAAATATTCTTAAAATTTTCTCGGGACAGAATATAACACCGGATAAAAAAGCAATTTCACAGTATTCAAGAAAGGAATTAACACGTACTTTAAGTTCACTCTTGGAGAAACTTTGTAACAAAAATTAA
- a CDS encoding YebC/PmpR family DNA-binding transcriptional regulator, producing the protein MGRIFEKRKATMFKRYAKMAKAFTKLGKDIAMAVKAGGPHPESNPRLRMIMQNAKAINMPKANIDGAIKRASEKDSANYEEVIYEGYAPHGVPVLVECSTDNPTRTVASLRMYFNRAEGALGTSGSVSFMFDRKVMFKVDSTGLDKDTTELDLIDFGAEELNWDDENHELVIQTAFTDFGKMQSALEEKKYIVKESSKVFIPTTTTELSPEQEAEVMAMIEKVEDDDDVVAVYHNIA; encoded by the coding sequence ATGGGAAGGATATTTGAAAAACGAAAAGCAACCATGTTTAAACGCTACGCTAAAATGGCAAAAGCGTTTACCAAACTTGGAAAAGATATAGCAATGGCCGTTAAGGCTGGCGGACCACACCCCGAAAGTAATCCGCGCTTGCGTATGATTATGCAAAATGCTAAGGCTATTAACATGCCAAAAGCTAATATTGACGGGGCTATCAAACGCGCTTCAGAAAAAGATTCGGCGAACTATGAAGAAGTTATTTACGAAGGATACGCACCACACGGAGTTCCTGTTTTAGTGGAATGCAGTACCGATAATCCTACCCGCACGGTAGCGAGTTTACGTATGTATTTTAACCGCGCTGAAGGCGCTTTGGGAACTTCCGGCTCTGTAAGCTTTATGTTCGACCGTAAGGTGATGTTTAAAGTAGATTCCACAGGCTTGGATAAGGATACTACCGAATTAGATTTAATTGATTTCGGTGCCGAAGAATTAAACTGGGATGATGAAAATCATGAGTTAGTGATTCAAACTGCATTTACCGATTTTGGTAAAATGCAAAGCGCTTTAGAAGAGAAAAAATACATTGTAAAAGAATCTTCTAAGGTTTTTATTCCAACTACCACCACCGAATTAAGCCCCGAGCAGGAAGCTGAAGTTATGGCCATGATTGAGAAGGTGGAAGATGATGATGATGTTGTTGCTGTTTACCATAACATAGCTTAA
- the recJ gene encoding single-stranded-DNA-specific exonuclease RecJ, with protein sequence MKKNWKIKDNSNEETVRNLKEILNVDRIIASLLFQRKISGFDEAKSFFRPDLNELHDPFLMRDMDKAIERIQKAINNNERILIFGDYDVDGTTSVALVYSFFRKITTNLGYYIPDRYKEGYGISFKGIDYAADNDFSLIIALDCGIKAIDKINYANEKGVDFIICDHHLPGDELPKAHAVLDPKRNDCQYPYKELSGCGIGFKLIQAYCQKSNIAFEECLNYLDLVATSIAADIVPITGENRILAYYGLEKMNSNPRPGIKALIDSNKITKVLTITTLVFIVGPRINAAGRLEHGSKSVELLISETEEEANEIAKSINNTNSQRKDLDQGTTMEAQVILENDPMTEFKKSTVLFNPGWHKGVIGIVASRLIEKYYKPTIVLTESEGKATGSARSVKDFDVYAAIEQCSDLLEQFGGHKFAAGLTMKKENVPAFQEKFERIVAGSILPEQLIPIVDIDIEIELQEISEKTTRILRQFAPHGPENMTPLFMARNVLDTGWGKVVGQNHLKLELFQSVNPNVRFQAIAYDKGDFLSFFQKKTPVDIVFKIQDNEFRGVVSTQLVIEEIRVS encoded by the coding sequence TTGAAAAAAAACTGGAAGATTAAAGATAATAGCAATGAGGAAACCGTTAGGAATTTGAAAGAAATCCTGAACGTCGACCGTATCATTGCTTCTCTCTTATTCCAGCGAAAAATATCAGGCTTCGACGAGGCAAAAAGTTTTTTCCGTCCCGATTTAAACGAACTACATGATCCGTTTTTGATGCGCGACATGGACAAAGCCATCGAACGCATTCAAAAAGCCATCAACAATAACGAACGTATTTTAATTTTTGGTGATTACGATGTTGACGGCACCACCTCTGTTGCGCTTGTTTACAGTTTCTTCAGAAAAATCACTACAAATCTCGGTTATTATATTCCCGATCGTTACAAAGAAGGCTATGGCATTTCCTTTAAAGGAATTGATTACGCTGCCGACAATGATTTCAGTTTAATTATCGCGCTCGATTGCGGTATTAAAGCCATTGATAAAATCAATTACGCCAATGAAAAAGGTGTAGATTTTATTATTTGTGATCATCACCTTCCGGGAGATGAATTACCAAAAGCACATGCGGTGCTCGATCCAAAACGAAACGATTGTCAATACCCTTACAAAGAGCTTTCCGGTTGCGGAATCGGGTTTAAATTAATTCAAGCGTATTGCCAAAAAAGCAATATTGCATTTGAGGAGTGTTTAAATTATTTAGACCTAGTTGCTACCAGCATTGCTGCCGATATCGTTCCTATAACCGGAGAAAACCGCATTTTGGCGTATTATGGTTTGGAGAAAATGAACTCCAATCCTCGTCCTGGAATTAAAGCGCTTATCGACTCCAATAAAATAACAAAAGTCTTAACGATTACGACCCTTGTTTTTATTGTGGGACCAAGAATAAATGCGGCAGGGCGATTGGAACACGGCTCTAAATCGGTTGAACTTTTAATAAGTGAAACTGAAGAAGAGGCCAACGAAATTGCTAAAAGCATCAATAACACCAATTCGCAGCGTAAAGATTTAGACCAAGGCACTACCATGGAAGCGCAGGTGATTCTGGAAAATGATCCGATGACCGAATTTAAAAAATCAACCGTGTTATTTAATCCGGGTTGGCATAAAGGTGTGATTGGAATTGTAGCCTCGCGTTTAATTGAAAAATATTACAAGCCTACCATTGTTTTAACCGAATCAGAAGGGAAAGCGACAGGCTCAGCACGCAGTGTGAAAGATTTTGATGTGTATGCCGCCATTGAGCAATGCAGCGATTTATTAGAGCAGTTTGGCGGACATAAATTTGCTGCGGGATTAACCATGAAGAAAGAAAATGTGCCTGCCTTTCAGGAAAAATTTGAACGTATAGTTGCCGGAAGTATTTTACCTGAGCAATTGATTCCTATTGTAGATATTGACATTGAAATTGAATTGCAGGAAATCAGTGAAAAAACCACACGCATATTACGTCAGTTTGCACCACACGGACCAGAAAACATGACGCCACTTTTTATGGCGAGAAATGTGTTGGATACAGGTTGGGGAAAAGTTGTAGGACAAAATCATTTGAAGCTTGAATTATTTCAAAGTGTAAATCCCAATGTACGCTTTCAGGCAATTGCCTATGATAAAGGAGACTTCTTAAGTTTCTTCCAGAAAAAAACACCGGTAGATATTGTATTTAAAATCCAGGATAACGAATTCAGAGGGGTTGTAAGTACTCAGTTAGTAATTGAGGAAATAAGAGTGAGTTAG
- a CDS encoding histidine kinase, producing the protein MRRILHIILVISFFNNIIAQNNIDSLIKILPTLKEDTNKVNVLKQISVKTVFGDPAKGLIYGEKSLDLAKKINWKKGIALGYSCIGDAYENQGNNAKALELRLIEVKLWEELDDKKSLSGTLGNIGVSYSNLSDNLNALKYYTAALKVAENIGYKKVITNMLINIATVFQDQKNYKKAKEYFNKALPLAIERNAKNSISIIKTNLGVISVEEKEFALGKTYYFEALSLAKELDRKMFQAFILANIAQAYALQGDSALSKNNIEYSNKKFNEAIEYHEMAKRVAKEIELYNLIAGIEGSICDIYTKQKKYNNAFSHLKIAEKLANETNSANEIKLNHERYYRLYKLTNKHDLALMHFEKLILLKDSAKIEVDKKDLLELQIKFETEKKEAEIKSLTQSNNILLLSATNKKYLIYGLSIILILLVGIGLLVFNQFKLRLKQETMKLEQKLLRTQMNPHFLFNSITSIQNFIYEHQPKEAGDYLSRFAWLMRLILENSANEYISLDKEIETLEYYLSLQKLRMNDNLDYSIEVDSDIQTSQISLPPMLTQPFIENAIEHGFRGIKETGIIKIHFAINKDVLQIKIIDNGIGIASAQQQKELYHSHKSMAMQITQERLKLLNRSKNKKMIFEIKEIEREEKKGTEVIFSIPI; encoded by the coding sequence ATGCGTAGAATCCTACACATAATATTAGTTATTTCCTTTTTCAATAATATTATTGCTCAAAACAATATAGATAGCCTTATAAAAATACTTCCAACTTTAAAAGAAGACACAAACAAGGTTAATGTACTCAAACAGATCAGTGTTAAAACCGTTTTCGGTGATCCTGCAAAAGGACTTATATACGGAGAAAAATCACTTGACCTTGCGAAAAAAATAAATTGGAAAAAAGGAATTGCCCTTGGTTATTCGTGTATTGGCGATGCTTACGAAAATCAAGGAAACAACGCTAAAGCATTGGAGCTCCGTTTAATTGAAGTAAAATTGTGGGAAGAATTAGACGACAAAAAATCACTGAGTGGAACATTAGGAAATATTGGTGTTTCTTACAGTAACCTTAGTGATAATCTCAATGCACTAAAATACTATACCGCTGCACTTAAAGTTGCGGAAAATATAGGATACAAAAAAGTAATTACCAATATGCTGATTAACATCGCCACTGTTTTCCAAGATCAGAAAAATTACAAAAAAGCAAAAGAATATTTTAATAAAGCTCTTCCACTTGCAATCGAAAGAAATGCCAAAAATTCTATTTCCATAATAAAAACTAATCTTGGTGTGATCAGTGTAGAAGAAAAAGAATTTGCCTTGGGTAAAACTTATTATTTTGAAGCTTTAAGCCTTGCCAAGGAGTTAGATAGAAAAATGTTTCAGGCTTTTATCTTGGCCAATATCGCTCAGGCTTATGCTTTACAAGGAGATTCCGCTTTATCAAAGAACAATATTGAGTATTCAAATAAAAAATTTAACGAAGCGATTGAATATCATGAAATGGCAAAAAGAGTAGCAAAAGAAATTGAACTTTATAATCTTATTGCGGGAATAGAAGGAAGTATTTGTGACATTTATACAAAACAAAAGAAATACAACAATGCGTTCAGTCATTTAAAGATTGCTGAAAAACTTGCGAATGAAACGAATTCAGCAAATGAAATAAAACTCAATCACGAGAGGTATTATAGACTTTACAAACTCACTAATAAACATGATTTAGCTCTAATGCATTTTGAAAAATTAATCCTGTTAAAGGATAGTGCAAAAATTGAAGTAGATAAAAAAGACCTGCTTGAGTTGCAGATAAAATTTGAGACCGAAAAAAAAGAAGCTGAAATCAAATCACTGACACAATCTAACAATATTTTATTGCTCTCTGCTACAAACAAAAAATACTTGATCTACGGTCTATCGATTATCTTAATACTTTTAGTAGGAATCGGCTTATTAGTCTTCAATCAATTCAAATTAAGATTAAAACAGGAAACAATGAAACTGGAACAAAAATTATTGCGTACTCAAATGAACCCCCATTTTCTATTTAACTCTATCACAAGCATACAAAATTTTATTTATGAACATCAGCCAAAAGAAGCTGGCGATTATCTTTCACGATTTGCATGGTTGATGAGATTGATATTGGAAAATTCTGCAAATGAATATATAAGTCTTGACAAAGAGATTGAAACGTTGGAATATTATCTTTCATTACAAAAATTAAGAATGAATGATAATCTAGATTACTCTATTGAAGTTGATTCTGATATCCAAACCAGTCAAATATCTTTGCCCCCAATGCTAACACAACCATTTATTGAAAACGCAATTGAACATGGTTTCAGAGGCATCAAAGAAACAGGAATAATTAAAATTCATTTTGCGATAAATAAAGATGTTTTACAAATTAAAATAATTGATAATGGAATCGGAATTGCTAGTGCTCAGCAACAAAAAGAACTTTACCATTCACACAAGTCAATGGCTATGCAAATTACGCAGGAACGTTTGAAACTTCTAAACAGATCGAAGAATAAAAAAATGATCTTTGAAATTAAAGAAATTGAACGTGAAGAAAAAAAAGGAACTGAAGTTATATTTTCAATACCTATCTAG
- a CDS encoding response regulator transcription factor yields the protein MGKLQIILVDDEKRVRNSLRKVLQLNYPEADIIAEADNIADAESFIRTLKPDVVLLDIKMPGGTGFELLNKLFPLQFKVIFITAFNEFAIKAFKYSAIDYLMKPVIANELIESLNKAKQKINTEEENIKLKTLIENLGFKNKKIVLNTHEATHIVSLNEIIRCEAERNYTYFYLLDKKPILMSGGLKEYDGLLSPDGFIRCHHSHLVNLSFVSKLDKKQGGVLILKDGSHVPVSSRKYAELSEAINSFNS from the coding sequence GTGGGGAAGCTACAGATCATATTAGTTGATGATGAAAAAAGAGTAAGAAATTCTTTACGCAAAGTTTTGCAATTAAATTATCCCGAAGCAGACATCATTGCCGAAGCTGATAACATTGCTGATGCCGAGAGTTTTATACGTACACTAAAGCCGGATGTTGTACTTTTAGATATAAAAATGCCGGGAGGAACAGGTTTTGAACTTCTAAACAAATTATTCCCTTTACAATTCAAAGTTATCTTCATCACTGCATTTAATGAATTTGCGATCAAAGCTTTTAAATATAGTGCCATTGACTATCTCATGAAGCCTGTCATTGCTAACGAATTAATAGAGTCGCTCAACAAAGCCAAACAAAAAATAAATACCGAAGAAGAGAATATCAAATTAAAAACATTGATCGAAAATCTCGGCTTCAAAAACAAAAAGATTGTTCTTAATACGCATGAAGCAACTCATATTGTCAGTTTGAATGAAATAATCCGATGCGAAGCGGAAAGAAATTATACATATTTCTATCTCCTTGATAAAAAACCAATATTAATGTCAGGAGGATTAAAGGAATACGACGGCTTGCTAAGTCCTGATGGTTTTATCAGATGCCATCACTCGCATTTGGTGAACCTGAGTTTTGTATCCAAACTAGATAAGAAACAAGGAGGTGTTTTAATTCTCAAAGATGGTTCTCATGTTCCTGTATCGAGCCGTAAATACGCCGAATTATCAGAGGCAATCAATAGTTTTAACAGCTAA
- a CDS encoding T9SS type A sorting domain-containing protein — protein MSKISLITVTLFSILKINSQTTFQWAKNMGGPSADRAYAIATDASGNVYTTGSFQGTSDFDPGVGIFNLTSTGSNDIFISKLDANGNFLWAKTIGSAGSDVGKGINIDGTGNINITGSFQGTVDFDPNTGTTNLTSFGSNDIFVLKLSPAGNLVWAKNMGGSSDDVGYSISADASGNVFTSGYFMSTADFDPAGTTYALNASGGNQDGFISKLDASGNFVWAKQIRGTGSSQQVFVNSITLDGAGNICVGGSFIGTVDFDPSATSSTITALNMDIYIIKLDASGNLIWTKTMGGVSGSNTANKVAVDAANNIYATGYFDQTTDFDPSVSAFTMTSAGAIDTYVLKLDASGNFVWAKRMGSSSSDEGKSIVISSAGEVYTTGYYSNNADFDPGVGTYTLSTIGGTGIFISKLDASGNFAFANGIGYAGASGYDISVSPFFDIYATGNFSQITDFDPSAGTYTLNSNGGGGSDDVFVLKLGQTACPTFSVNSSTSSFTLMCAITSQTLNAINTNSTASVTYTWTAPSSATTTGSSYVVTSAGVYTVSASAPSTTCIVTQTLAIIQTTGNVAFTINTTGSTCNNNGTATVSVTSGTAPFTYTWSTGSNTTTASSLAPGTYSLTVKDANQCTKTNTFSVINAAASFSSVPLCFVTVDSLSQFNVITWEKTLFPTADSFFVYRETSSNVYQLIKALPYSAFSQVTDTFRTMYFPSTGDPNIGTYRYKLMTRDSCGNYSTYSPYHNTIFIVNTSGTFSWPQPYSIEGQANPVSSYVLERDNLSNGTWTTIGSVAGTQSFVIDPAYTTYQSTASWRVRTLWSITCTPSQKSSSFNSKSYSNRLKYNTIGIKENSLDTYFIISPNPSSGLFNIQTALQDIYDVIVYNNIGQLVKQNTNLKGNYTFDLFGFAKGIYSIVIKTNGNYKTIKIVID, from the coding sequence ATGTCAAAGATTAGCCTAATCACAGTTACTCTTTTTTCAATATTAAAGATTAACTCACAAACTACCTTCCAGTGGGCCAAAAACATGGGTGGTCCTTCTGCTGATCGTGCATATGCAATAGCTACAGATGCATCAGGAAACGTATACACAACAGGATCTTTTCAGGGTACATCAGATTTCGATCCGGGCGTAGGAATATTTAATTTAACTTCAACAGGAAGTAACGACATTTTTATTTCAAAATTAGATGCTAATGGTAATTTTTTATGGGCAAAAACCATTGGTTCTGCAGGTTCAGATGTTGGTAAAGGAATAAATATTGATGGTACAGGAAATATTAATATAACTGGATCTTTCCAGGGTACTGTTGACTTTGACCCTAACACTGGTACTACTAATCTTACATCGTTTGGTAGTAATGATATATTTGTTCTAAAATTAAGCCCCGCCGGAAATTTAGTTTGGGCAAAAAATATGGGAGGATCCTCTGATGACGTAGGTTACTCTATTTCAGCAGACGCGTCCGGAAACGTATTTACCTCTGGTTATTTTATGAGCACTGCAGATTTTGACCCTGCAGGAACAACTTATGCCCTTAACGCATCCGGAGGAAATCAGGATGGATTCATTTCTAAATTGGATGCTTCCGGAAATTTTGTATGGGCAAAACAAATCAGAGGAACAGGAAGCAGCCAGCAGGTTTTTGTAAACAGCATTACCTTAGACGGTGCAGGAAATATTTGTGTTGGCGGAAGTTTTATTGGAACAGTTGATTTCGATCCTTCTGCGACTTCATCTACAATCACTGCATTGAATATGGATATTTACATTATTAAACTTGATGCTTCAGGTAATCTGATTTGGACAAAAACAATGGGCGGTGTTAGCGGCAGCAATACAGCAAATAAAGTTGCAGTAGATGCGGCTAATAACATTTATGCTACTGGATATTTTGATCAAACAACAGATTTTGACCCAAGTGTTTCTGCGTTTACAATGACATCCGCCGGTGCAATTGATACTTATGTTTTGAAATTAGATGCTTCCGGGAATTTTGTTTGGGCAAAAAGAATGGGAAGTTCGTCATCTGATGAAGGAAAATCAATAGTAATAAGTTCAGCTGGCGAAGTATATACAACCGGATATTATAGTAATAACGCTGATTTTGATCCTGGTGTAGGCACCTATACTCTTTCTACTATTGGTGGGACCGGTATTTTTATTTCAAAGCTTGATGCATCAGGAAATTTTGCTTTCGCAAATGGAATCGGTTATGCCGGAGCTTCTGGTTATGATATTTCAGTATCTCCTTTTTTTGATATTTATGCGACTGGAAACTTCAGTCAAATTACAGATTTCGATCCAAGCGCCGGAACTTATACGCTTAATTCAAACGGTGGTGGTGGAAGTGATGATGTTTTTGTATTAAAGCTCGGTCAAACTGCTTGCCCTACTTTCAGTGTGAACTCATCAACTTCAAGCTTCACCTTAATGTGCGCTATTACATCACAAACATTGAACGCAATTAATACTAATAGTACAGCTAGTGTTACATATACCTGGACAGCCCCATCCTCAGCAACAACCACCGGGTCAAGTTATGTAGTGACTTCAGCTGGCGTTTATACAGTTTCTGCATCAGCACCAAGCACAACTTGCATCGTTACACAAACATTAGCTATTATACAAACTACAGGTAATGTTGCTTTTACAATTAATACAACAGGTTCAACATGTAACAATAATGGAACAGCGACTGTAAGTGTTACGAGCGGTACCGCTCCTTTCACATATACATGGTCAACTGGAAGCAATACAACCACTGCTTCAAGTCTTGCGCCAGGTACATATAGTTTAACTGTAAAGGACGCTAATCAATGTACCAAAACAAATACATTTTCAGTGATCAATGCTGCTGCTTCATTCTCTTCAGTTCCTTTATGCTTTGTAACTGTAGATTCCCTTTCTCAATTTAATGTAATCACTTGGGAGAAAACTTTATTCCCAACTGCTGATAGTTTCTTTGTTTATCGTGAAACGTCATCTAATGTTTACCAGCTCATCAAAGCATTACCATATAGTGCATTCAGTCAGGTAACAGATACTTTCCGCACAATGTATTTTCCTAGTACCGGCGATCCGAACATAGGAACTTATCGTTATAAGTTAATGACAAGAGACAGTTGCGGCAATTATAGTACTTACAGCCCTTATCATAATACTATCTTCATTGTTAACACAAGTGGTACTTTCTCTTGGCCGCAACCTTATTCAATAGAGGGGCAAGCAAATCCTGTTTCTTCTTATGTTCTTGAAAGAGATAATTTGTCCAATGGGACATGGACAACCATTGGCAGTGTAGCCGGAACCCAATCCTTTGTTATTGATCCTGCCTATACAACGTATCAATCAACTGCTTCATGGCGCGTAAGAACACTATGGAGCATTACATGTACCCCGTCACAAAAATCTTCATCATTTAATAGCAAATCATATTCAAACCGTTTAAAATACAATACTATTGGAATTAAAGAAAACAGTTTAGATACATACTTTATCATTAGTCCAAACCCGAGCTCAGGTTTATTTAATATTCAAACTGCACTTCAGGATATTTATGATGTTATAGTTTACAACAACATTGGTCAACTTGTTAAACAAAACACAAATTTAAAAGGCAACTATACATTTGACCTTTTTGGCTTTGCTAAAGGAATTTATAGTATTGTAATAAAGACAAATGGCAATTACAAAACCATTAAGATAGTAATCGATTAA
- a CDS encoding Fic family protein: MRRLYSPYIHQNKQWPNFTWDIHTLLPLLTTVRHQQGRLKGYMELLGFAMRNESTLQTLTMDVLKSTEIEGEILNSDQVRSSIARRLGMDIVGLVPADRDVEGVVEMMLDATQKYQKPLTKERLFAWHASLFPSGRSGMHKIKTGAWRDNDLGPMQVVSGALGKEKVHYEAPDAKRLNKEMTLFLKWFNTQNELDPVIKSGIAHLWFVSIHPFDDGNGRIARAIADMQLTRADEDAQRFYSMSAQIRVERKAYYEMLEKTQKGNLDITPWLMWYLNCLQRALTTTDKRLQNVLNKTKFWDKHTKTIINERQRLMINKLFDGFEGKLTSSKWAKINKCSADTALRDINDLMHKKILTKEEGGGRSTSYVLR, encoded by the coding sequence ATGCGGAGATTATATAGTCCTTATATCCATCAAAATAAACAATGGCCCAATTTTACCTGGGACATCCACACCTTATTGCCATTACTCACCACTGTTCGTCACCAACAAGGTCGGCTAAAAGGCTACATGGAATTGCTGGGTTTTGCCATGCGTAACGAATCTACTTTACAAACGCTTACCATGGATGTGCTTAAATCTACCGAAATAGAAGGTGAGATACTCAACTCCGATCAGGTGCGTTCTTCCATAGCGCGTCGTTTGGGAATGGACATAGTCGGACTTGTGCCCGCCGACAGAGATGTAGAGGGTGTAGTGGAAATGATGCTGGATGCCACGCAGAAATACCAGAAACCTCTTACCAAAGAACGTTTATTTGCATGGCATGCCTCTTTGTTTCCTTCCGGAAGAAGCGGTATGCATAAAATTAAAACGGGTGCCTGGCGTGATAATGATTTAGGTCCAATGCAGGTTGTTTCGGGTGCGCTGGGAAAAGAAAAAGTACATTATGAAGCACCTGATGCGAAGCGTTTAAATAAAGAAATGACTTTGTTCCTGAAATGGTTTAACACACAAAACGAATTAGATCCCGTTATAAAATCGGGCATAGCGCATTTGTGGTTTGTAAGCATACATCCTTTTGATGATGGTAACGGACGCATCGCGCGCGCCATAGCCGATATGCAATTAACGCGCGCCGATGAAGACGCGCAACGATTTTATAGTATGTCGGCGCAGATACGTGTGGAGCGAAAAGCGTATTACGAAATGCTGGAGAAAACACAGAAAGGAAATTTAGACATCACGCCATGGTTAATGTGGTATTTAAATTGTTTGCAACGCGCTTTAACTACTACCGACAAACGCTTACAAAATGTGTTGAATAAAACTAAATTTTGGGATAAGCATACAAAAACCATCATTAACGAACGCCAGCGTTTAATGATCAATAAATTATTTGATGGCTTTGAAGGTAAGTTAACCTCCTCTAAATGGGCCAAAATAAATAAATGCTCCGCCGATACGGCCCTGCGCGATATAAACGATTTAATGCACAAGAAAATACTTACCAAAGAAGAAGGCGGCGGTAGAAGTACAAGTTATGTTTTGAGGTAA